One part of the Candidatus Hydrogenedentota bacterium genome encodes these proteins:
- a CDS encoding tetratricopeptide repeat protein codes for MTAQETPPVSVRLQPRAALRAAGSLLLIVTVAGAFLAAFEGFLRLTGYGETTRPFLTHTFDGKTYWRINPSFYRQFFSVPPYMMVDWDEFEFVLPADKAPNAVRIFVLGGSAAHGDPDPKRGFPRQLEYMLRATLPGIEPEVYTVAFPAANSHLMRALAAACARLQPDFIIVYMGNNEFAGPFNDPHTGASGIVTPPTLVRMRIALSDSRIVQWLNNMLTTRLNVAGLLQTRCHPFAPETPPVEGDAGNYFYDNFAENLESICHLSEEAGARVVLCTVASNVRHWKPMGSGNSPALAESELAPWRELMDEGRAAEARGDWATAARVYGNALTIDGGHAELHYRYATCLWRLGNFDAAREHFYRARDLDVFHWRADARLNAIVVEVAARHANHAALADAEGALARASDHGAPGGEFFHDYVHLNFEGCHEIARCIAETMIPLWRRARADASKAHPSPPALEACRRAFAVNAAEDQATLLEEDLYNYVEEGSCYGFDDCPSPRAMLGPLRERMRSEPHLAVCYRAGLAEFPQDRRLRQAFTRLLLDAGYARDALEQARILQEYFPHYRTTLSLLAEALLDSDEGDKANATMEAAERLYPGDALTAYGASTVYAHTGQSGAALRCYETAARKEPYFPGPAHSLVLQMFDASNDWERARDQFSALLHGFPLLEALNHRMAPELEEFDSLLQKYATPSERRAFWQELAAARPGVLLFALYAIRAREDREASPSARQVYGNAFVEGGDVLEDVCAMKRRAVHYLERIQDAQAKGDLAAAAFFAWRQTLQPAPALRSKSDAATAVAGFRRTLSLPPFDDVTLLRFAEALSAAQDRDGTLRLCRCMVDTGSTSVPAHDLLIRTLAETGRTKEAAEQHAQSAAAGVAVSPVPQVPATTAQAP; via the coding sequence ATGACCGCACAAGAAACTCCGCCTGTGTCCGTAAGGCTGCAGCCGCGCGCCGCGTTACGTGCCGCAGGCAGCCTCCTGCTTATCGTGACGGTGGCCGGGGCGTTCCTTGCCGCCTTCGAGGGTTTCCTGCGCCTGACCGGCTACGGCGAAACCACGCGACCCTTTCTAACGCACACATTCGACGGCAAGACGTACTGGCGCATCAATCCCTCCTTCTACCGGCAGTTCTTTTCCGTGCCGCCATATATGATGGTGGACTGGGATGAATTCGAGTTCGTGCTCCCCGCCGACAAGGCCCCCAATGCGGTCCGGATTTTCGTGTTGGGCGGATCGGCGGCCCATGGGGATCCCGACCCCAAACGGGGTTTCCCGCGGCAACTGGAATACATGCTGCGGGCGACCCTGCCCGGCATCGAGCCCGAAGTCTATACCGTAGCCTTTCCCGCGGCCAATTCGCACTTAATGCGCGCCTTGGCCGCGGCGTGTGCGCGCCTGCAGCCGGACTTCATCATCGTCTACATGGGTAATAACGAATTTGCGGGGCCTTTCAATGACCCGCATACCGGCGCCTCCGGGATCGTGACGCCCCCAACCCTGGTCCGCATGCGCATCGCCCTGTCAGATTCCCGGATTGTCCAGTGGCTCAACAATATGCTGACCACGCGGTTGAACGTGGCGGGACTGCTGCAAACGCGCTGCCATCCTTTCGCTCCCGAAACACCGCCGGTCGAAGGGGACGCGGGCAATTACTTCTACGACAACTTTGCAGAGAACCTCGAGAGCATCTGCCATTTGAGCGAAGAGGCCGGCGCCCGCGTGGTCCTTTGTACCGTTGCTTCCAACGTGCGGCATTGGAAACCCATGGGTTCAGGCAATAGTCCCGCGCTTGCCGAGTCAGAACTGGCGCCATGGCGTGAACTCATGGATGAAGGACGCGCCGCGGAAGCGCGCGGGGACTGGGCAACCGCCGCGCGGGTCTACGGCAACGCTCTCACAATAGACGGCGGCCACGCGGAATTGCACTATCGCTATGCCACCTGCCTTTGGCGACTGGGCAACTTTGACGCGGCAAGAGAGCACTTCTATCGCGCGCGCGACTTGGACGTCTTCCACTGGCGCGCGGACGCGCGTCTGAACGCCATCGTCGTTGAAGTCGCCGCAAGACACGCGAATCACGCGGCATTGGCCGACGCAGAGGGCGCGCTTGCCCGGGCCAGCGATCATGGCGCGCCGGGCGGCGAGTTCTTTCACGATTATGTTCACCTCAACTTCGAGGGCTGCCACGAGATCGCCCGATGCATTGCCGAAACCATGATCCCGTTGTGGCGGCGCGCCCGCGCGGATGCTTCCAAAGCACACCCGTCACCGCCTGCGCTCGAAGCGTGCCGCCGCGCCTTCGCGGTCAACGCGGCGGAAGACCAAGCCACGCTCCTCGAAGAAGACCTCTACAACTACGTGGAAGAAGGCAGTTGCTACGGTTTCGATGATTGTCCTTCACCGCGCGCAATGCTGGGGCCGTTGCGCGAACGGATGCGGTCGGAACCGCACCTCGCGGTCTGCTATCGCGCAGGCCTGGCCGAATTCCCTCAAGACAGGCGCCTGCGGCAGGCATTCACGCGGCTTCTCCTCGATGCCGGCTACGCGCGCGACGCGCTCGAGCAGGCGCGCATCCTGCAGGAGTATTTCCCGCATTACCGCACGACCCTCAGTCTGCTGGCGGAAGCGCTGCTCGATAGCGATGAGGGAGATAAGGCCAACGCCACGATGGAAGCGGCGGAACGCCTCTATCCCGGCGACGCGCTGACCGCGTATGGGGCAAGCACCGTCTACGCGCACACGGGGCAATCGGGCGCGGCGCTCCGGTGCTACGAGACGGCCGCCCGAAAGGAACCGTATTTCCCCGGTCCCGCCCACAGCCTGGTCTTGCAGATGTTCGACGCCTCGAACGACTGGGAAAGGGCGCGAGACCAGTTCTCGGCCCTCTTGCACGGCTTCCCCCTTCTTGAGGCGCTCAACCACAGAATGGCTCCCGAGCTGGAAGAGTTCGATTCATTACTACAAAAATATGCCACTCCCAGTGAGCGCCGCGCGTTCTGGCAAGAACTCGCCGCCGCACGTCCCGGCGTGCTGCTCTTTGCTCTCTACGCGATAAGGGCCCGGGAAGACCGCGAAGCGAGCCCGTCGGCAAGGCAGGTGTACGGGAATGCGTTCGTCGAAGGCGGGGATGTTCTGGAAGACGTGTGCGCCATGAAACGGCGCGCCGTGCACTACCTCGAACGGATTCAAGACGCACAAGCGAAGGGCGACCTCGCGGCGGCGGCGTTCTTTGCGTGGAGACAAACGCTGCAACCCGCGCCGGCGCTGCGCTCCAAGAGCGACGCGGCCACCGCAGTGGCCGGATTTCGCCGGACCCTGTCGCTCCCTCCCTTTGACGATGTCACCTTGCTGCGTTTCGCTGAGGCCCTCTCCGCCGCGCAAGACCGCGATGGGACCCTGCGTTTGTGCCGGTGCATGGTGGACACAGGCAGCACGAGCGTCCCTGCGCACGACCTGCTCATCCGGACACTCGCGGAAACGGGCCGCACGAAGGAAGCCGCCGAACAGCACGCGCAAAGCGCGGCTGCGGGCGTAGCCGTATCACCGGTCCCGCAAGTCCCGGCCACTACAGCGCAGGCTCCGTAA